From Desulfobacteraceae bacterium, a single genomic window includes:
- a CDS encoding AAA family ATPase: MYTTYFGLKEKPFKLVPNPAYLFLSRSHEEALAHLAYALAEGDGFLLITGEVGTGKTTLCRAFLERLEPSVEAALIFNPRLDAVQLLKAVNDEFEIDASADTVKGLVDVFNAFLLSMWAAGRKVVVLIDEAQNLNREVLEQLRLLSNLESTHSKLLQIILVGQPELETLLATHGLRQLRQRISLACRLRPLGLEETRRYIAHRLSLAGGSIAELFSPIAIRMIHRFSGGVPRLINMACDRALLTAFGSDRPRVSGLVAWRALGEIRFEPGGRRPLGGWARRLTAGLAGALLLTGLVVGGAYLGGWQQSGGSPPQAAPPVPEPRRVAVAKPPQQQPPPPQLDRQALAARLQVLDPTGSRRDALAATLARWGGPVE, from the coding sequence ATGTACACGACCTACTTCGGTCTCAAGGAAAAACCTTTCAAGCTGGTGCCCAACCCGGCTTATCTCTTTCTGAGCCGCAGCCACGAGGAGGCCCTGGCGCATCTCGCTTACGCCCTGGCCGAGGGGGACGGCTTTCTGCTGATCACCGGCGAGGTGGGGACCGGCAAGACCACCCTCTGCCGGGCTTTCCTGGAGCGCCTGGAGCCTTCGGTGGAGGCCGCCCTGATCTTCAACCCGCGCCTGGATGCGGTGCAGCTGCTCAAGGCGGTTAACGACGAGTTTGAAATCGACGCCTCGGCCGACACCGTCAAGGGTCTGGTGGATGTCTTCAACGCCTTTCTGCTGAGCATGTGGGCCGCGGGCCGCAAGGTGGTGGTGTTGATCGACGAGGCCCAGAACCTCAACCGCGAGGTCCTCGAACAGCTGCGGCTGCTGTCCAATCTGGAGAGCACCCACAGCAAGCTGCTGCAGATCATTCTGGTGGGCCAGCCGGAGCTGGAAACCCTGCTGGCGACCCACGGCCTGCGCCAGCTGCGCCAGCGGATCAGCCTGGCCTGCCGGCTGAGGCCGCTTGGCCTGGAGGAGACGCGGCGATACATCGCCCACCGCCTGAGCCTGGCCGGCGGAAGTATCGCGGAGCTTTTCTCGCCGATCGCCATCAGGATGATTCACCGTTTTTCAGGCGGCGTCCCGCGGCTGATCAACATGGCCTGCGACCGGGCGCTGCTGACGGCCTTCGGGTCCGATCGGCCCCGGGTTTCTGGGCTTGTCGCCTGGCGGGCGCTGGGCGAGATACGCTTTGAACCCGGTGGGCGGCGGCCCCTGGGCGGGTGGGCGCGGCGCCTGACGGCGGGGCTGGCGGGTGCACTCCTGCTGACCGGCCTGGTGGTGGGGGGCGCCTATCTGGGCGGCTGGCAGCAAAGCGGCGGCAGTCCGCCCCAGGCAGCACCGCCGGTGCCTGAACCACGTCGCGTGGCGGTGGCCAAGCCGCCGCAGCAGCAGCCTCCGCCGCCGCAGCTGGACCGCCAGGCGCTTGCCGCGCGCCTCCAGGTGCTGGATCCCACCGGCAGCCGGCGGGATGCGCTGGCGGCGACCCTGGCACGCTGGGGCGGGCCGGTTGAGA